Within the Streptomyces sp. R41 genome, the region CGGCCCCAACCTCGACCGGATCAGCATCGGAGCGGCGGCCGACACCCAGGCGCCGAGCCGCCCCGGCCAGCCGAGCTGCTCGGCGGTCACGGAGGACGGCCTCACCCTTTCGTGGGGCGCCTCGACGGACAACGTCGGCGTGACGGCCTACGACATCTACGAACACGGCAACAAGCTCGGCGAGGCGCCTGGCGACGCGACCTCGAAGGCGCTCACCGGGCTGAGCCCCAACACCACCTACGACCTGACGGTCATCGCCCGGGACGCGGCCGGCAACGCCTCGCAGGCCAGCCCCGTCGTGGACTGCACCACCGCGCCGAGCTCCGACACCACCCCGCCGACCAAGCCCGGCACCCTCACCTCGTCCAACGTCACGGCCAACAGCGTCGACCTGAGCTGGGGCGCCTCGACCGACGACAAGGCGGTCGTCGGGTACGACGTGCGCAGCGGAACGACCGTCTACAAGTCCGTGACCGGCGGTACGTCGACCACGCTGACCGGACTCGCCTGCAACAGCCCGTACACCCTGAACGTCGTGGCGCGCGACGCGGCAGGCAATGTGTCGCCTGAGAGCAACACGGTCACCTTCACCACGCAGGCGTGCGCGACGGACGGCGGTGTTCCGTCGTCGATCGGGACGGTCTCCAGCGGGTGGACGATCCCGTGGGGCACGTACTGGATGCCCGACGGCCAGACCGCGCTGGTCACCGAGCGGGACGACTTCCGCGTCTGGAAGGTCACCAAGGACGGCACGAAGACGCAGGTCGGGACCGTGCCCAACGCGGTGACGACGAACGGCGAGGGCGGCCTGCTGGGCGTGGCGGCCGATCCGAAGTGGGAGACCAACCACTACGTCTACTTCATGCACACGGCGTCCGAGGGCAACCGGGTCGTCCGCATGACGTACAACGGCAGCTCGCTGACCAACTACACGATCCTGCTCCAGGGCATCAAGAAGAACCGCTACCACAACGGCGGACGCCTCGCCTTCGGCCCCGACGGCTATCTGTACGTCTCGACCGGTGAGGCCCAGACACCCGCCCTCGCGCAGGACAAGAACTCGCTCAACGGCAAGATCCTGCGCATGACGACGGACGGCAAGGCCGCTCCCGGCAATCCGTTCGGCAACTACGTCTACAGCTACGGTCACCGCAACCCGCAGGGCCTGGCGTTCGACCGCAACGGACGGCTGTGGGAGGCCGAGTTCGGCGACAGCTCCAAGGACGAGCTGAACCTCATCAAGCCGGGCGCCAACTACGGCTGGCCGACCTGCGAGGGCACGTGCAGCGTCTCCGGGATGACCAACCCCAAGAAGACCTGGAACGTCTCCGAGGCCTCGCCCAGCGGCATCGCCATCGTCCGCAACGTCATCTACATGGCGTCCCTGCGCGGTGAACGGCTGTGGCGCATCCCCATCAACGGCGACACGGAGAACGTCGGCACGGCGACCGCCTACTACGTGGGTACGTACGGCCGTCTGCGTACGGTCACCAAGGTCCCCGGCGCCGACCAGCTCTGGCTCTCGACCACCAACTGCGACAACAACGGAGGTGCGGCGGACGGCTCGGACAAGATCTTCCGGGTCAGCATCGGCTAGCACCTGTCCGGCCGATCGGCAGCACACGCGGCCGACCGCGGGCGGGGTGGATCAGGTCCCCGTGTAACGACCTGCCTCCTCGTCCGCGGTACGGCCGTCCAGCCGGGCGAGCAGGCGGTCCCGGACGTCGCTTCCTTCGGCCCCGGACACCTGCTCGTACCCTGCGAGGGCTTCGGCCCAGCAGGTACGGGCACGCGCGGACTCACCCCGTTCCTCCATGGCGTCACCCAGCACTACCAGGACATCGGCCCTGCGCCGGGCACCTCCCACCCGGCCCAGCACGGCGAGCGCCTGCTCCGCCTCCGCGGCCGCGGAGGCGGGCCGGCCCGCGCCGAGGTGTATCTCGGCGCGCCGGAAGCGCGCCATGCCCTCGCCGAGCGCCTGTCCGCACTCCTCGTAGATCCCTAGCGCCTGGTCCAACTGCTCCAGGGCTTCGGGAATCTGCCCCGCTGCGGACAGCGCGAGCCCCAGCGCGTAGCGTGACTCGGCGAGCGCGAGCGTGGCGGCCTCCGAGCCGAGCCGCTCGATGGCCTCCTCGGCGAGTGCCACCGCACTGCGGACATTGCGCAGACTCGCCTCGACGTGGGACAGCTGACACAGCGCACTGGCCACACCGAACGGGTTCTCGTCCTCACGGAACCGCGACAGGGCCTCCCGCAGACACCGGTCCGCCTCCGTGTACCTGCGCTCCTGGAGTGCGATGACACCACGGTCGTACGGCACCCAGGCACTGGTCACGGGATCGTCGATCGCCACGGCCAGCGCCAGCGCACGCTGCGCCTCCGCATCGGCCTCCCGCAGATTCCCCGCCGTCAGATGGACCGCGGTGAGCGCCGCACACGCGCGGCCCTCCGCCTGGGCGTCCCGTGCCTCGCGCGCGGCACGCTGCGCCGCGGCCGCCGTGTCCTGGTACTGGCGGAAGTTGCCGGAGCCCACGATGTCCTTCACGCTCCACAGCAGATCGATCGACCTGCGCAACTCGGAGCCCTGAGCGAGCTGGCGGGCGCAGGACAGGATGCACTGGGCCTCGGAGGCCAGCCAGCGCCTGGCGTCGTCGAGATAGGAGAACTCGACGCCGGGATACCGGGCCGGTTCCAGATGCTCCACGCTTCGGTCACCGGGATGCTCGACCGCGTACACCCCGGTCGCGGTGGCCAGATAGAAGTCCAGCAGGCGGGTCAGTGCCGCCCCCCGTTCACTGGCGGGCTGTTCGTCCCGCTCCGCACAGGCGCGGGCGTACAGCCTGGTGAGGTCGTGGTAGCGGTAGCGGCCCGGTGCCGCCGCCTCCAGGAAGCCGGTGTCGACGAGCGCTTCGAAGATGTCCTCCGTCTCCTCCGGCGGCTGACCGAGCATGGCGGCGGCCGCGGCGAGAGAGATGTCCGATCCGTCGGCGAGGCCGACGAGACGGAAGGCGCGCGCCTGAGCAGGATCCAGCTGCCCGTATCCCATCTCGAACGTCGCCTTGACCGCGAGGTCCCCCGCCTGCAACTCGTCGAGGCGGCGGCGCTCGTCGGAGAGTTTGGCGGCGAGTACGGACACGGTCCAGGTACGGCGGGCGGCGAGGCGCGAGGCCGCGATACGGATCGCGAGCGGAAGGAAACCGCAGGCGGCGACCACATCGAGGGCGGCACTGCGTTCGGCGCCGACGCGCTCGGCCCCCACGATCCTGGTGAACAGCAAAAGCGCCTCGTCCGGGCTCATCACATCGAGGTCCACGAGGTGAGCCCCGGCCAGATCCACCATGCGGACGCGGCTGGTGACGAGCGTGGCGCACCCGGGAGTGCTGGGGATCAACGGCCGTACCTGGGCGGCGTCGCGGGCGTTGTCCAGGAGCACCAGCACCCGGCGGTCGTTCAGGACTGAGCGGTAAAGCGCCGAGCGTTCCTCCAGCGAGTCCGGGATCGCCGAGTCCTCCATGCCCAGAGCGCGCAGGAAGGAGCCCAGGACGGTCTCGGGCTCCGCCGCCCGAGCCCCGGCCCCTTGCAGGTCCACGTACAACTGCCCGTCCGGGAAGCCCTGGCGCACCTGGTGCGCGACGTGCACGGCGAGAGTGGTTTTGCCCACGCCTCCGATGGCGGCCAGGGCGGAAACGGCCACGACGGCTCCCGGCGTGCGGCCAAGGACCTGGCTCAGCTCGCGCACGAAGCCGGCACGCCCCGTGAAATCGGGGACGGTGGCGGGGAGTTGTGAGGGACGGACGAAGGCCGGCGCCGTCTCGCGGTGCTCCACGGAGGGTTCCGCAAGTCTCGGGTCGGCTTGGAGGATGCGCTGCTGCAACTCCTGTAGTTCGGACCGCGGGTCCACGCCGAGTTCGTCGGCGAGCAGGCGTCGGGTGTCCGCGTACACGGCCAACGCCTCGGCCTGGCGCCCGCTTCGGTACAGGGCAAGCATGAGCAGCTCACGCAGGCGCTCGCGCAAGGGGTGGGCGGCGGTCAGTGCCGTGAGCTCCGAGACCGCCTCCGCATGGCGACCGAGTTCCAGGTCCAAGTCCAGGCGTGTCTCGCAGAGTTGCAGCCGCCACTCCTCCAATCTGACGCGCTGTGCTTCGGCATAGGGGCCCGGCAGGCCTGCCAGGGGCTCTCCGTCCCAGAGCGCGAGGGCCTGGTTGAACGTGTCACGTGCCTGCGCTCGTTCGCCGGCCGAACGGAGCGACTCCGCTTCTGCCGCAAGGCGCTGCGCATCCGCCAGATCGACCGAGCCGGCCGCGGTGCGCAGTGCGTATCCGCCGGACTCGCTGGCCAGGACACCTGGGCCGAGCACCTTGCGGAGCCGGGACGCGTACGTACGAACGGCTGCGAGGGCCTGGGACGGAGGCTCGTCTCCCCACAGCGCGTCGATCAACTGGGCGGCCGTGGCCGTGCGGCCTTCACCCAGCAACAGGGCGGCGAGCAGAGCACGTTGCGGCGGCGAGCCGGCGGACAGGGCCTCCGCGCCGCGCCACGCCCGAACCGGACCGAGCACACTGAAACGCAGCGTCGGCGTGCCCTCCTCGG harbors:
- a CDS encoding PQQ-dependent sugar dehydrogenase: MKLTRALPWCLSLALAVPLIGLTGSTARAATDYQAEDATISQGTVASNHTGYTGTGFVDYTNTTGSYVEFTVSAASAGTSSLALRYANGTTTDRPMNISVNGTVVATGVSFPATTNWDTWAAKSLNVSLNAGSNKIRATATTANGGPNLDRISIGAAADTQAPSRPGQPSCSAVTEDGLTLSWGASTDNVGVTAYDIYEHGNKLGEAPGDATSKALTGLSPNTTYDLTVIARDAAGNASQASPVVDCTTAPSSDTTPPTKPGTLTSSNVTANSVDLSWGASTDDKAVVGYDVRSGTTVYKSVTGGTSTTLTGLACNSPYTLNVVARDAAGNVSPESNTVTFTTQACATDGGVPSSIGTVSSGWTIPWGTYWMPDGQTALVTERDDFRVWKVTKDGTKTQVGTVPNAVTTNGEGGLLGVAADPKWETNHYVYFMHTASEGNRVVRMTYNGSSLTNYTILLQGIKKNRYHNGGRLAFGPDGYLYVSTGEAQTPALAQDKNSLNGKILRMTTDGKAAPGNPFGNYVYSYGHRNPQGLAFDRNGRLWEAEFGDSSKDELNLIKPGANYGWPTCEGTCSVSGMTNPKKTWNVSEASPSGIAIVRNVIYMASLRGERLWRIPINGDTENVGTATAYYVGTYGRLRTVTKVPGADQLWLSTTNCDNNGGAADGSDKIFRVSIG
- a CDS encoding BTAD domain-containing putative transcriptional regulator, with translation MPQGRTEEGTPTLRFSVLGPVRAWRGAEALSAGSPPQRALLAALLLGEGRTATAAQLIDALWGDEPPSQALAAVRTYASRLRKVLGPGVLASESGGYALRTAAGSVDLADAQRLAAEAESLRSAGERAQARDTFNQALALWDGEPLAGLPGPYAEAQRVRLEEWRLQLCETRLDLDLELGRHAEAVSELTALTAAHPLRERLRELLMLALYRSGRQAEALAVYADTRRLLADELGVDPRSELQELQQRILQADPRLAEPSVEHRETAPAFVRPSQLPATVPDFTGRAGFVRELSQVLGRTPGAVVAVSALAAIGGVGKTTLAVHVAHQVRQGFPDGQLYVDLQGAGARAAEPETVLGSFLRALGMEDSAIPDSLEERSALYRSVLNDRRVLVLLDNARDAAQVRPLIPSTPGCATLVTSRVRMVDLAGAHLVDLDVMSPDEALLLFTRIVGAERVGAERSAALDVVAACGFLPLAIRIAASRLAARRTWTVSVLAAKLSDERRRLDELQAGDLAVKATFEMGYGQLDPAQARAFRLVGLADGSDISLAAAAAMLGQPPEETEDIFEALVDTGFLEAAAPGRYRYHDLTRLYARACAERDEQPASERGAALTRLLDFYLATATGVYAVEHPGDRSVEHLEPARYPGVEFSYLDDARRWLASEAQCILSCARQLAQGSELRRSIDLLWSVKDIVGSGNFRQYQDTAAAAQRAAREARDAQAEGRACAALTAVHLTAGNLREADAEAQRALALAVAIDDPVTSAWVPYDRGVIALQERRYTEADRCLREALSRFREDENPFGVASALCQLSHVEASLRNVRSAVALAEEAIERLGSEAATLALAESRYALGLALSAAGQIPEALEQLDQALGIYEECGQALGEGMARFRRAEIHLGAGRPASAAAEAEQALAVLGRVGGARRRADVLVVLGDAMEERGESARARTCWAEALAGYEQVSGAEGSDVRDRLLARLDGRTADEEAGRYTGT